AACCCCTACGTCCCAAATCTTCTCTAGCTCACATCCATCCCGTACCGAGACCCTCCATGTCAGATCTGCATCCAGATACCATTAAACTCGACCAGTTTTTGAAGCTCACCGGCACAGCGCGCACGGGCGGCCAGGCCAAGCTGATGATTCAAGACGGTCAAGTCTTGGTGAATGGAACCGTAGAAACCCGCCGCGGGCGGAAATTGGTGGGGGGCGATCGCGTCGTGGTTGAAGGTGAAGAGTTTGTGGTGGTAGTGGACTAGCTTGAACCAGCGGCATGGATCCGCTGGAGCGATAGCGTAACGCATCCATACCGTATGAGACAGTGCGCACCCTACAACTGGAGCATCAGCATCTCCAACTGGACGAGCACCAACCTAGGGCACAATCAACACCGGACAAGGAGCTAGATTGATGACTCGATTGGTGACACTCTCCGCCGCGCCCTCTTCCGTGAGCCCCAAACCGCGACATCCCATAATAATGACCTTGGCGTTAATTTCATCCGCCACATCACAAATCATGAACGCCGGGTTGCCGGTGCGCTCCATCGTTTCCGCTGTAATTCCTCTCTCTCCAAATAACGTCTTGATTTCATCTAACAGCTTGGCGATCGCTTCATAGGCGGCAGATTGAGCTGCCTCCTCCGCCTCCTGATCCACAACCGAAAGAATGACAAGGCGGCTGTGGCAAAGATTCACCACCTGAGCCACCATCCCCGCTGCCTCAATCGACTCACGGGTTTGGTCAATGGGATACAAAACAGTCTCAAACATAGGGTGCCTTACTAGAACGCAGACTCCGGTACAATATGGACGATACAACATAAGACAGAAAGCAATAGATATCCCCTAGTGGGATCTATCACTTTCTATTCTCTAAGGCTAAAGCCTAGATGAACCGTTATTCCATCTGGTTTAATATCTTGTCAATTTTTGTGCGACCGTCCAAGGGATGGGCACCTAGTTGAAATGACGACCAGAACAGCTCTCCAACCTTGTCACCCAAACTCTTAGATCCATAGTCCTTGAGATGAGGAGTGCAGAGGAACCCGCTGAGGTCTGTTGAGCAGAGCGTCATAAGACACAACGATGGAAAAAAGTACCTAGAAAAGTCCAGGGCTAGGACGGTTCTCAGACGTAGTCATGAGACAATAATGTCCATAGGTAAAAACACTTATCGAGTTAGGGGGTTCATTCGCCGTGGCGAAAAAAACATTAGCGACTTTATCCAAAGCAGATTTGTCTGGCAAGCGAGTGCTGGTGCGTGCAGACTTCAACGTACCCCTCGATGATCAAGGCAGCATCACCGACGACACCCGTATTCGGGCAGCTTTGCCCACCATTCAATACCTGAGCGACAACGGGGCCAAGGTCATCCTCACCAGCCACTTTGGCCGTCCCAAGGGTAAGGTGGTTGACAGTATGCGGCTCACGCCCGTGGCAACACGCCTTTCCGAGCTGCTCGGCAAGCCAGTCCTCAAATGTGATGACTGCATTGGTGATGCCGTGGCCGCTGCTGTTGCTGGGATGCAAGATGGTCAGGTTGCACTTCTAGAAAACGTGCGTTTCTACGCAGAAGAAGAGCAAAATGACGCCGACTTCTCCAAGAAGCTGGCATCCGTTGCCGACCTCTACGTGAATGACGCCTTCGGTACTGCCCACCGCGCCCATGCTTCTACGGAAGGAGTAACCCACTACCTCAGTCCCTCCGTGGCTGGCTTCTTGATCGACAAGGAACTGCAGTATCTCCAGAATGCGATCGAAAATCCTAAGCCTCCCCTAGCAGCGATCGTTGGTGGCTCGAAGGTATCGAGCAAGATTGGCGTCATTGAAACCCTGCTGGAAAAAGTAGACAAGCTGCTGATTGGCGGCGGCATGATCTTCACCTTCTACAAGGCCCGTGGCCTCAGCGTTGGTAAATCCTTGGTGGAAGAAGACAAGCTGGAACTCGCCAAGGCGCTAGAAATCAAAGCCAAGGAAAAAGGCGTTGATCTCCTACTGCCCACCGACGTTGTAGTAGCCGATAACTTTTCGCCCGATGCCAATGCTCAAACCGTGAGCATCGACGCTATCCCCGATGGTTGGATGGGTCTCGACATCGGCCCCGACTCCATCAAGGTGTTCCAAGCCGCCCTGGCAGACTGCAAGAGCGTCATCTGGAATGGCCCCATGGGTGTGTTTGAGTTCGATAAATTTGCTGCCGGGACAGAAGCGATCGCTCATACGCTGGCAGAGCTAACCCCCAAGGGCACCACCACCATCATCGGTGGCGGCGACTCTGTGGCAGCCGTGGAAAAAGTGGGCGTGGCCGATCAAATGAGCCACATCTCCACCGGCGGTGGCGCTAGCTTGGAGCTGCTGGAAGGGAAAGTGCTTCCCGGTATCGCAGCGCTGGATGATGCCTAAGCCAGGTTAGCCTAGTCGCTCGATTCATCAAATTCAATCCATAACGCCTGCGCTAAATAGCCCAGTAGATCTCGTCATCTGCTGGGCTTTTGAGTAGCGATCGCTCCGGTGTTGTCCCACATGGCTGAAGGTATCTGGCAGTTTTTGCCCAAAAGATGAGGTTCCAGGGAGCGATCGCTGCATAATGCATTGATCCTATGCTGATCGTGAAGGTTGTCTGAAGCTCGCTATGCGACACCGTGACATAAGCTTATTATGCTGACACCAGTCTGTATAACTACCCTAATTAGAGTGTTATCAAGGATGCGATCGCCATAATCATCCCTATTAGGTGTATGGACTGATCAAAGTCTGCATAACACCCCAAACAGGCGAACTATGCAGACAATTTTCAGCCTAATCCTCTCTGGAGGAG
The sequence above is a segment of the Candidatus Obscuribacterales bacterium genome. Coding sequences within it:
- a CDS encoding RNA-binding S4 domain-containing protein → MSDLHPDTIKLDQFLKLTGTARTGGQAKLMIQDGQVLVNGTVETRRGRKLVGGDRVVVEGEEFVVVVD
- a CDS encoding universal stress protein translates to MFETVLYPIDQTRESIEAAGMVAQVVNLCHSRLVILSVVDQEAEEAAQSAAYEAIAKLLDEIKTLFGERGITAETMERTGNPAFMICDVADEINAKVIIMGCRGLGLTEEGAAESVTNRVINLAPCPVLIVP
- a CDS encoding phosphoglycerate kinase, producing MAKKTLATLSKADLSGKRVLVRADFNVPLDDQGSITDDTRIRAALPTIQYLSDNGAKVILTSHFGRPKGKVVDSMRLTPVATRLSELLGKPVLKCDDCIGDAVAAAVAGMQDGQVALLENVRFYAEEEQNDADFSKKLASVADLYVNDAFGTAHRAHASTEGVTHYLSPSVAGFLIDKELQYLQNAIENPKPPLAAIVGGSKVSSKIGVIETLLEKVDKLLIGGGMIFTFYKARGLSVGKSLVEEDKLELAKALEIKAKEKGVDLLLPTDVVVADNFSPDANAQTVSIDAIPDGWMGLDIGPDSIKVFQAALADCKSVIWNGPMGVFEFDKFAAGTEAIAHTLAELTPKGTTTIIGGGDSVAAVEKVGVADQMSHISTGGGASLELLEGKVLPGIAALDDA